The following coding sequences are from one bacterium SCSIO 12741 window:
- a CDS encoding T9SS type A sorting domain-containing protein, with protein sequence MKNKGVWGVMLAVGMMFFSFSGMAQTTVSAIGSDTICSGDTVSLVATGATTYAWTDTTGNNTLSASSGDTVKAYPTMTTTYMIEGTTGSTKDTTYFKVTVRADPNVKITLSAPAVCLADTLYLYGSGASTYEWSSTGTLPVTTGDTVYDNPLTPKTYYVKGTDMHGCVGRDTIGGQVKPLPRENFRTTVDGFETPNRVCANETLTLTATHGNNLSYTWAPANVLSGTTGPQVTANLTQNETIFLTIDSANGCSRTVQKLVTLNSQVPKVNVQRDEEAICLGQTSQITILGAVDVRWSPTTGLDNPNSNVVNANPTATTTYNVKGHTDGCIDDTSITVTVHPLPTLSLSSSSGGTAQCAGVADTITANSNGILFDWGFGVISTKKVKAFNTYETTVITVIAFSDKNCENSANIQIRVDTTCGTPLNVEENNYLQSVRAWVNGQDQLILEGNPTQDLNWSLVDMNGRQVGQGIWSAETTEVTYDLSELEQGIYVVRLLQGSEQFHQKIVKQ encoded by the coding sequence ATGAAAAATAAAGGAGTTTGGGGAGTGATGCTCGCTGTAGGGATGATGTTTTTCTCCTTTTCAGGAATGGCGCAAACCACGGTATCGGCCATTGGATCTGATACTATTTGTAGTGGCGATACAGTATCGCTAGTGGCTACTGGTGCTACCACCTATGCCTGGACTGATACAACAGGTAACAATACTTTGTCTGCTTCTTCAGGAGACACGGTTAAGGCCTATCCGACGATGACCACTACCTATATGATTGAAGGAACAACGGGTTCCACTAAAGACACAACGTATTTTAAGGTTACGGTTCGCGCCGATCCGAACGTTAAGATCACCTTGAGTGCCCCTGCGGTATGTTTGGCTGATACACTTTACCTCTATGGTTCTGGAGCCAGCACTTATGAGTGGAGTTCTACAGGTACACTTCCTGTAACTACTGGAGATACGGTTTATGATAACCCACTTACTCCTAAAACCTATTATGTAAAAGGTACTGACATGCACGGTTGTGTTGGACGCGATACCATCGGTGGACAAGTTAAGCCTCTTCCAAGAGAGAACTTTAGAACCACTGTTGACGGGTTTGAAACGCCTAACCGTGTTTGTGCTAACGAAACGCTTACTTTGACTGCGACCCACGGAAATAACCTTTCTTATACTTGGGCTCCTGCGAATGTGTTGAGTGGTACTACTGGTCCTCAGGTTACTGCAAACTTGACTCAAAACGAAACTATTTTCTTAACCATCGATAGCGCTAACGGATGTTCTCGTACCGTTCAGAAGTTGGTTACTTTGAATAGCCAAGTTCCTAAAGTGAACGTTCAACGTGATGAAGAAGCGATCTGCTTGGGTCAAACTTCTCAAATCACCATTCTTGGTGCCGTTGATGTGCGTTGGTCTCCGACCACTGGATTGGACAATCCTAATTCTAACGTGGTGAATGCTAACCCAACAGCTACTACCACATACAATGTTAAGGGACACACCGATGGATGTATCGATGATACTTCAATTACGGTTACTGTTCACCCACTTCCAACACTTTCTTTGTCTTCTTCTTCAGGAGGAACTGCTCAATGTGCTGGTGTAGCTGATACCATTACAGCTAACTCAAACGGTATTTTGTTTGATTGGGGATTTGGTGTGATTTCCACTAAAAAGGTAAAAGCATTTAACACGTATGAAACTACTGTGATTACGGTAATAGCTTTCTCTGATAAAAACTGTGAGAATTCAGCAAACATTCAAATTCGTGTAGATACTACTTGTGGTACTCCATTGAATGTTGAAGAGAATAACTACTTGCAGTCAGTTCGTGCATGGGTTAACGGCCAAGATCAGTTGATTTTGGAAGGAAATCCTACACAAGATTTGAACTGGAGCTTAGTAGATATGAATGGTCGTCAGGTAGGACAAGGTATCTGGTCTGCAGAAACTACCGAAGTTACTTACGACTTAAGCGAACTTGAACAAGGCATTTACGTGGTGCGTCTTCTACAAGGTTCTGAGCAATTTCATCAAAAGATTGTTAAGCAGTAG
- a CDS encoding bifunctional phosphoglucose/phosphomannose isomerase → MDKLVAAFPDQLEEAIQIGEAANLNPATREIKNLVISGLGGSGIGGTIVSQILASDLSVPVVVNKDYNIPAFVGEDTLFIACSYSGNTEETLMALEEAQKAGAEIACITSGGKLLDLARDNNFNHIVIPAGMPPRAAFAYPSVQLFYLIRHYELFTSDQFKADLKSALSLLRSDQEDIRKEARVIAESFYGKIPIIYSEASFEGIGVRLRQQINENSKALCWHHVLPEMNHNELVGWASNYDQVSVLVMRNESDFYRTQERMNFCESIIRPKAGAYRVLNSRGSSIIERAYYLIHTGDWASVYLAEMKAVDPVEVDVITDLKNRLAEI, encoded by the coding sequence ATGGATAAACTTGTCGCAGCATTCCCCGATCAATTGGAAGAAGCCATCCAAATTGGCGAGGCGGCCAACTTAAACCCTGCCACCAGGGAGATTAAAAATTTAGTGATTTCCGGCTTGGGCGGATCTGGAATTGGAGGAACTATCGTTTCTCAAATTCTTGCTTCTGACCTGTCAGTGCCGGTTGTGGTAAATAAGGACTACAATATCCCCGCCTTTGTTGGGGAAGACACCTTGTTTATCGCTTGTTCCTACTCGGGCAATACCGAGGAAACCTTAATGGCTCTTGAAGAGGCTCAAAAGGCAGGTGCTGAAATTGCTTGCATTACGTCAGGAGGAAAGCTGCTCGACCTGGCTCGGGATAATAACTTTAATCACATTGTGATTCCGGCAGGAATGCCTCCACGTGCGGCTTTCGCTTACCCATCAGTTCAGTTGTTTTACCTGATTCGTCACTACGAATTGTTTACTTCAGACCAATTCAAAGCAGATTTGAAATCGGCGTTAAGCCTGTTGCGTTCTGATCAAGAAGACATCCGTAAAGAAGCTCGTGTAATTGCCGAATCCTTCTACGGAAAGATTCCAATTATCTATTCAGAAGCCAGCTTTGAAGGAATTGGAGTTCGTTTGAGACAACAGATCAACGAAAACTCGAAGGCGCTTTGCTGGCACCATGTTTTGCCTGAAATGAACCACAATGAACTGGTTGGCTGGGCATCAAATTATGATCAAGTGTCCGTTTTGGTTATGCGCAATGAATCCGATTTTTACCGGACCCAGGAGCGTATGAACTTCTGTGAATCCATAATTCGCCCTAAGGCAGGAGCTTACCGCGTATTGAATTCGCGCGGATCTTCCATCATCGAACGTGCCTATTACCTGATTCATACAGGCGATTGGGCATCGGTTTATCTGGCTGAAATGAAAGCAGTAGACCCTGTAGAGGTGGACGTAATTACGGATCTAAAAAATCGTTTGGCTGAAATCTGA
- the lipB gene encoding lipoyl(octanoyl) transferase LipB yields the protein MEKVHVEHLGLIDYQKAWDYQEELNKDNVQIKLNNRLPETKEIRETHHHLLFCEHPITYTLGKSGSMDNLLLSEQQLDAIGGKFYKINRGGDITHHGPGQLVMYPIFDLEKFFTDIHKFLRYMEEAVIQTLAYYGIKGERYPGYTGVWLDADDDEKARKICAMGIRCSRWVTMHGIAFNINNDLDYFNHIVPCGIDDKAVTSLAKELGHEVDINEVRSHLLDKMADLFKFESA from the coding sequence TTGGAAAAAGTACACGTTGAGCATTTAGGATTAATTGACTATCAAAAAGCCTGGGATTACCAGGAAGAGCTCAACAAGGATAATGTTCAGATCAAACTAAACAATCGCCTTCCTGAAACGAAAGAAATTCGGGAAACGCATCACCATCTTTTGTTTTGTGAGCACCCCATTACCTACACCCTAGGTAAGAGCGGAAGCATGGATAACCTGCTCTTGTCAGAACAGCAATTGGATGCCATTGGTGGAAAGTTTTACAAAATCAATCGAGGGGGAGATATTACCCATCACGGCCCAGGCCAATTGGTTATGTACCCCATTTTTGATCTGGAAAAGTTCTTTACCGATATCCATAAGTTTCTCAGGTACATGGAGGAGGCGGTTATACAAACGCTCGCTTACTATGGAATAAAGGGCGAACGCTACCCTGGCTATACCGGAGTTTGGTTGGATGCCGATGACGATGAAAAAGCCCGTAAAATTTGTGCTATGGGTATTCGGTGTTCTCGCTGGGTAACCATGCACGGCATAGCTTTCAATATCAATAACGATCTCGACTATTTTAACCACATTGTTCCCTGTGGAATCGATGATAAAGCAGTGACTTCTTTAGCCAAGGAACTGGGGCACGAGGTAGATATAAACGAGGTTCGATCACATTTGCTCGATAAAATGGCTGATCTTTTTAAGTTTGAGTCAGCCTAA
- a CDS encoding serine hydrolase yields MKKRIKPIIILLVVLLSAHLLIVMTGNDHLYPTLQNTVFKGRFGPEIDEFPVFANREVKAGAHQPWSKSSRYNEVALSEEELTLHDELKSVAFVVIHQDSVVAEQYWEDYNQDSRSNSFSMAKSLVSIAIGSALKEGLFNRWIKK; encoded by the coding sequence ATGAAAAAAAGGATTAAACCCATCATCATTCTTCTGGTTGTTTTGCTATCCGCTCATTTACTCATTGTAATGACGGGCAACGATCACTTATACCCCACTCTTCAAAATACGGTATTCAAAGGTCGGTTTGGGCCCGAAATTGATGAATTTCCGGTGTTTGCCAACCGCGAAGTAAAAGCAGGTGCGCACCAGCCGTGGAGCAAGAGTTCTCGCTATAACGAGGTAGCCCTATCGGAAGAAGAGCTGACCTTGCATGATGAATTGAAATCGGTGGCATTTGTTGTGATACATCAGGATTCTGTGGTAGCCGAACAGTATTGGGAAGATTACAATCAAGACAGCCGAAGCAATTCCTTTTCCATGGCCAAAAGTTTGGTTAGCATTGCCATTGGTTCGGCGCTAAAGGAGGGGCTATTCAATCGTTGGATCAAAAAGTAA
- a CDS encoding serine hydrolase, protein MDQKVSEFLPDFQGLPEGETTIRDLLKMSSGINFDEHYVNPFAYPARANYGDDLVGLTMSYQQTEKPANTFSYLSGNTQLLSMIVREATGMSVSEYFSSRIWQPVGAKNTALWSMDHEDGYEKAFCCFNSNALDFARIGKLYLQQGVWMGDTLIDPAYVMESTHPVGMKEKDGSDCTRYGYQWWLTDFEGKPVFYARGILGQYILVCPDMDLIVVRLGHKRIKPQGYEPPEEIEKYLKSAQRIISAK, encoded by the coding sequence TTGGATCAAAAAGTAAGCGAGTTTCTTCCCGATTTTCAGGGACTGCCAGAGGGTGAAACCACGATTAGAGATCTTTTGAAAATGAGTTCTGGAATCAATTTTGACGAACATTATGTCAATCCCTTTGCTTATCCGGCTCGTGCCAATTATGGAGATGATTTGGTCGGTTTGACCATGAGCTACCAACAAACTGAGAAGCCGGCAAACACCTTCAGCTACCTGAGCGGAAATACCCAGTTGCTTTCCATGATCGTTCGTGAGGCTACCGGCATGTCCGTGTCAGAATATTTTTCAAGCCGTATTTGGCAGCCCGTTGGGGCCAAGAATACGGCTCTCTGGAGTATGGATCATGAAGATGGCTATGAAAAAGCTTTTTGCTGTTTCAATAGCAATGCCTTGGATTTTGCTCGGATCGGAAAGCTCTACCTCCAGCAAGGGGTTTGGATGGGAGATACCTTGATTGATCCGGCTTACGTTATGGAATCTACGCATCCTGTGGGGATGAAGGAAAAGGATGGATCAGATTGCACGAGATACGGCTATCAATGGTGGCTGACTGATTTTGAAGGAAAGCCAGTATTCTATGCCCGTGGTATCTTGGGGCAGTACATACTCGTTTGCCCTGACATGGATCTTATTGTCGTCCGATTAGGCCACAAAAGAATCAAACCTCAAGGGTATGAACCTCCTGAAGAGATTGAAAAATACCTGAAAAGTGCTCAGCGAATTATTTCAGCGAAGTAG
- a CDS encoding S41 family peptidase, which translates to MGINRSNAIWPIVISLFFVGGFMLGSFNGGDASYSSAYHQMTSSRNKINQILDYVEQEYVDSTDREHLVDETIQMMLQKLDPHSYYISASELERMSEPLEGSFEGIGIQFSIQKDTIVVITPISGGPSEKKGIMAGDRIVGVDTVPVAGVNISNSRVMKLLKGKGGTQVDLQIKRPGMDELIEVEIIRDKIPIYSVDVGYMIDDNTAYIKISRFSKTTYEEFVDISRHLLRQGMENLVLDLRNNGGGFMDGAINIADEFLPEDKLIVYTEGRARSAQKYFATDRGSLEDVGLVVLIDEGSASASEILAGAIQDNDRGTIMGRRSFGKGLVQEQRKWADGSASRLTIARYYTPTGRCIQKPYGENQDEYHEDYYSRMESGELNDSTVFEFNDSLKFTTPGGKVVYGGGASCPIVLFLLTLQVQVCI; encoded by the coding sequence ATGGGAATTAACAGATCAAATGCAATATGGCCCATCGTGATCTCTCTGTTTTTTGTTGGAGGGTTTATGTTGGGATCATTTAACGGTGGCGATGCTTCCTACAGCTCGGCTTATCACCAAATGACGAGTTCCAGAAACAAGATCAATCAAATTCTGGATTACGTGGAACAGGAATATGTGGACAGCACAGATCGTGAGCATCTGGTGGATGAAACCATTCAGATGATGCTTCAAAAACTGGACCCGCATAGCTACTACATTTCAGCGTCGGAATTGGAACGTATGAGCGAACCCCTTGAAGGAAGCTTTGAAGGGATCGGCATTCAGTTCAGCATTCAAAAAGACACCATTGTTGTTATCACTCCCATTTCAGGAGGCCCTTCAGAGAAAAAGGGCATCATGGCCGGTGATCGCATCGTTGGGGTAGACACTGTGCCGGTGGCCGGTGTAAATATCTCAAACAGCCGGGTCATGAAGTTGCTTAAGGGCAAGGGCGGAACCCAGGTTGACCTTCAAATCAAACGTCCTGGAATGGATGAATTGATTGAAGTTGAAATTATCCGAGACAAAATTCCGATCTACAGTGTGGATGTGGGTTATATGATCGATGACAATACGGCTTACATCAAAATCAGCCGTTTTTCTAAAACCACTTACGAAGAATTTGTAGACATCAGCCGTCACCTGCTTAGACAAGGCATGGAAAATCTGGTGTTGGATTTACGCAACAATGGTGGTGGATTTATGGACGGAGCCATCAACATAGCGGACGAATTTTTGCCTGAAGATAAATTGATTGTTTACACCGAGGGTAGAGCCCGGAGCGCTCAGAAATATTTTGCTACAGATCGCGGATCGCTGGAAGATGTTGGCTTAGTCGTATTGATCGACGAGGGATCTGCATCAGCCAGTGAAATTCTTGCCGGCGCCATTCAGGATAACGATCGCGGTACAATCATGGGGCGTCGCTCCTTTGGGAAAGGACTGGTTCAAGAGCAGCGAAAATGGGCCGACGGAAGTGCTTCCCGGCTGACCATTGCTCGTTATTACACTCCAACAGGTCGCTGCATTCAAAAGCCTTACGGAGAAAATCAGGATGAGTATCACGAGGACTATTACAGCCGAATGGAATCTGGCGAATTAAACGATTCAACGGTATTTGAATTCAATGACTCCCTCAAGTTTACCACTCCAGGTGGAAAGGTTGTATATGGAGGTGGGGCATCATGCCCGATCGTTTTATTCCTCTTGACACTACAGGTTCAAGTATGTATCTGA
- the queA gene encoding tRNA preQ1(34) S-adenosylmethionine ribosyltransferase-isomerase QueA: protein MKLSEFRFDLPENLVAQYPSRNRDESRLMVIHKETGEIEHRMFKDILDYFDDRDTMVMNDTKVFPARLYGNKEKTGARIEVFLLRELNRESRLWDVLVDPARKIRIGNKLYFGDDETLVAEVIDNTTSRGRTLRFLFDGPYEEFKKTLFSLGETPLPKYITREVEEDDADRFQTIYAANEGAVAVPTAGLHFSRELLKRLEIKGVEFPTLTLHVGLGTFRPVDVEDLTKHKMDSEEMYISSECSDRVNLAKKEKRRICAVGTTSLRAMETSVSTLGDLKPYEGWSNKFIFPPYNFKVADSLVTNFHEPESTLLMLVCAFGGYDLVMEAYKTAIKEKYRFLSYGDAMLII from the coding sequence ATGAAGTTGTCCGAATTCAGATTCGATTTGCCGGAAAATCTTGTTGCGCAGTACCCATCTAGAAATCGGGACGAGTCTCGATTGATGGTAATTCATAAGGAAACCGGGGAAATCGAGCACCGTATGTTTAAAGATATTCTGGACTACTTTGATGACCGGGACACGATGGTAATGAATGATACCAAGGTGTTTCCAGCTCGTCTGTACGGTAATAAGGAAAAGACCGGTGCACGTATCGAAGTGTTTTTGTTGCGTGAGTTAAATCGCGAAAGTCGCCTATGGGATGTGTTGGTAGATCCAGCTCGTAAAATCCGGATTGGTAACAAACTTTACTTCGGAGATGATGAAACACTCGTTGCTGAGGTAATTGACAATACCACTTCTCGTGGAAGAACCTTGCGATTCTTGTTTGATGGTCCTTACGAAGAGTTTAAAAAGACTTTGTTTTCTTTAGGTGAAACTCCACTTCCAAAATACATTACCCGTGAGGTAGAGGAAGACGATGCCGATCGTTTTCAAACCATTTACGCGGCTAACGAAGGTGCTGTAGCGGTGCCAACAGCTGGCTTGCACTTTAGCCGTGAGTTGCTAAAGCGATTGGAGATTAAAGGAGTAGAATTCCCTACTTTGACCTTGCATGTTGGTTTAGGAACCTTCCGTCCGGTGGATGTAGAAGATTTGACCAAGCATAAAATGGACTCTGAGGAAATGTACATTTCTTCCGAATGTTCAGATCGGGTAAATCTGGCCAAGAAAGAAAAAAGAAGAATTTGTGCGGTTGGTACCACCTCCTTGAGAGCAATGGAAACGTCAGTGTCAACGCTGGGTGATCTAAAGCCTTACGAAGGGTGGTCTAACAAATTTATTTTCCCTCCTTACAACTTTAAGGTAGCTGACTCTTTGGTAACCAATTTCCATGAGCCTGAGTCTACTTTGTTGATGTTGGTTTGTGCCTTTGGTGGTTACGACTTGGTAATGGAGGCGTACAAAACTGCAATTAAAGAGAAATATCGCTTTTTGTCCTACGGTGACGCGATGCTGATCATCTGA
- a CDS encoding 2-C-methyl-D-erythritol 4-phosphate cytidylyltransferase, with product MTFLKQVVVVAGGSGSRMKSDQPKQFIAVAGRPILMHTLECFLNFDPATRLILVLPKDHHSTWKDLCAKHGFTHPVELVSGGATRYHSVQAGMALAQSEGVIAVHDGVRPMVSTATLKRCFETAWKEGNAIPALAVVETLRKLENDGSSTWVNRDAFRSIQTPQCFRYDIIQTAYQQEYNEEFTDDASVVERMGVSINLVEGNRENLKITTPEDLHWAEYWLQKKSGDGKD from the coding sequence ATGACTTTTTTGAAACAAGTTGTGGTAGTTGCCGGAGGTTCTGGCAGTCGGATGAAGAGCGATCAGCCCAAGCAGTTTATTGCCGTGGCAGGCCGCCCCATCTTGATGCATACCCTGGAGTGTTTTTTGAATTTTGATCCGGCAACCCGGCTCATTTTGGTTTTGCCGAAAGATCATCACAGCACCTGGAAAGACTTGTGCGCCAAACATGGATTTACCCATCCAGTGGAATTGGTTTCCGGTGGTGCTACCCGCTACCATTCAGTTCAGGCGGGTATGGCCTTGGCTCAATCAGAGGGGGTGATTGCCGTGCATGACGGGGTTCGTCCCATGGTATCCACAGCTACTCTTAAGCGTTGTTTTGAAACTGCCTGGAAAGAGGGCAATGCTATTCCTGCTTTGGCAGTGGTGGAGACTTTAAGAAAATTGGAAAACGACGGATCTTCTACTTGGGTCAATCGAGATGCTTTCCGATCGATTCAAACACCGCAATGCTTCCGATACGATATTATCCAAACCGCCTACCAACAGGAATACAACGAAGAATTTACCGATGACGCTAGTGTAGTGGAACGGATGGGAGTATCGATTAACTTGGTAGAGGGTAATCGGGAGAACCTGAAAATTACCACCCCTGAAGATTTGCACTGGGCGGAATATTGGCTTCAAAAAAAGAGCGGCGATGGCAAAGATTGA
- the rlmN gene encoding 23S rRNA (adenine(2503)-C(2))-methyltransferase RlmN, translating into MAKIDIRKFSQEELIEHLVGMGEKKFRARQIDEWLWKKSARSFDEMTNLSLDLRARLKESFTIETLTVSEVQQSDDGTLKIAFSTHDGKVIEGVLIPTEKRMTACISSQVGCSLTCKFCATGRLKRMRNLQAHEVVDQVVEINRLAEQYYQKSLTNIVMMGMGEPLLNYAEVNRGIDRITSEDGLGMAARRITLSTAGIAKMIRKLGEDKVRFNLALSLHAANDEKRDFIMPINEQNNLDVLADALNFYYRETGNPVTFEYIIFKGFNDEISDARELAQFCRKVPSKVNIIEYNPIDDGEFEQADPDKVDAFVAYLERNGVTAKVRRSRGKDIDAACGQLANKNKAGFNLSS; encoded by the coding sequence ATGGCAAAGATTGATATCCGGAAATTTTCGCAGGAAGAGCTGATTGAGCACTTAGTTGGGATGGGTGAAAAGAAATTTAGAGCCCGTCAGATTGATGAATGGCTTTGGAAAAAGTCAGCCCGGTCGTTTGATGAAATGACCAACCTTTCGCTGGATCTTCGGGCCCGGTTGAAGGAATCTTTTACCATTGAGACTTTAACGGTGTCGGAAGTGCAGCAAAGCGATGATGGTACTTTGAAGATTGCCTTTTCTACGCACGACGGTAAGGTAATTGAAGGCGTTCTTATTCCAACCGAAAAACGGATGACTGCTTGTATCTCCTCTCAAGTAGGATGCAGCTTGACCTGCAAGTTCTGCGCTACGGGACGATTAAAGCGAATGAGAAACCTGCAGGCCCATGAAGTGGTGGATCAGGTCGTAGAAATCAACCGATTGGCTGAGCAGTATTACCAGAAATCCCTGACCAACATTGTGATGATGGGAATGGGGGAACCTCTCTTAAATTACGCCGAAGTAAATCGGGGAATCGATCGAATCACTTCTGAGGATGGTCTTGGAATGGCCGCCAGACGAATTACGCTTTCCACTGCAGGAATTGCAAAAATGATTCGAAAGCTGGGTGAGGATAAGGTTCGGTTTAACCTGGCACTCTCTCTACATGCTGCCAATGATGAAAAAAGAGATTTCATCATGCCGATTAACGAACAGAATAACCTGGACGTATTGGCTGATGCACTGAATTTCTATTACCGCGAAACGGGGAACCCTGTAACCTTTGAATACATCATTTTCAAAGGATTTAATGACGAAATATCCGATGCCCGAGAGCTGGCTCAGTTTTGCCGCAAGGTGCCGAGTAAGGTAAATATTATTGAATACAACCCCATAGATGACGGAGAATTTGAACAGGCCGATCCAGATAAAGTGGATGCCTTTGTAGCTTATTTGGAGCGCAATGGAGTCACTGCAAAAGTGCGTCGGAGTAGAGGGAAGGATATCGATGCGGCCTGCGGTCAATTGGCCAATAAAAACAAAGCCGGTTTTAATCTGTCTTCCTAA
- a CDS encoding polyprenyl synthetase family protein, which produces MSVVNEIKKPIRQEMEEFEGKFRESMKSSVPLLDKITHYIIKRKGKQMRPMFVFLSAKLNGTINESTYHAASLIELLHTATLVHDDVVDDANQRRGFFSLNALWKNKIAVLVGDYLLSRGLMLAIDNKEYSLLHIVSGAVRQMSEGELLQIEKTRTLNLDEKIYFDIIKAKTATLIAACCEAGTASTGVGEEKSARMKEFGEKVGIAFQIKDDLFDYGSGEDIGKPTGIDIKEKKTTLPLIYALNKADKSTRKKIINLVKNHNDKPSKVRQVIDFVIQSGGIEYARHVMLQYVAEAREILAEFEDNEARKSLERLVEYTIERKK; this is translated from the coding sequence TTGTCTGTAGTCAACGAAATAAAGAAACCCATCCGTCAGGAGATGGAGGAATTTGAAGGCAAGTTCAGAGAGTCGATGAAAAGTTCGGTTCCACTGCTCGACAAAATCACCCATTACATCATCAAGCGGAAAGGCAAGCAAATGCGACCCATGTTTGTTTTTCTTTCGGCAAAACTCAACGGCACCATCAACGAGTCGACCTACCATGCCGCCTCACTAATTGAGCTGTTGCATACCGCAACCCTGGTGCACGACGATGTGGTGGACGACGCCAATCAGCGAAGAGGATTCTTTTCGTTAAATGCCCTTTGGAAAAACAAGATTGCGGTACTTGTAGGTGACTACCTCCTTTCGCGAGGATTGATGCTTGCGATTGACAATAAGGAATACAGCTTACTTCATATCGTATCAGGGGCCGTTCGCCAGATGAGCGAAGGGGAATTGCTTCAAATTGAGAAGACCCGTACCCTGAACCTCGACGAAAAAATCTACTTCGATATCATTAAAGCCAAAACGGCTACCCTCATCGCGGCCTGCTGCGAAGCTGGAACGGCTTCTACTGGAGTGGGTGAAGAGAAGTCGGCCAGAATGAAAGAGTTTGGCGAAAAGGTGGGGATTGCCTTCCAAATTAAAGATGACCTTTTTGATTATGGAAGCGGAGAAGATATTGGAAAGCCTACGGGAATCGATATCAAAGAAAAGAAAACGACTCTACCTTTGATTTATGCCTTAAATAAGGCCGATAAATCCACCCGTAAGAAAATCATAAACCTGGTAAAGAACCACAACGATAAGCCGTCTAAAGTGCGCCAGGTCATCGATTTTGTGATTCAGAGTGGTGGCATCGAATATGCTCGTCACGTGATGCTTCAGTATGTAGCCGAGGCTCGTGAGATTTTGGCCGAGTTTGAAGACAATGAAGCCCGCAAGTCTTTGGAGCGATTGGTAGAATATACGATCGAACGCAAAAAATAA